ttatttatatttatttatctatCTCTTTTTGAATAAAATTGGGATGGCtcaataaaattaaaaaaaaaaatagaaaaaaatgttttatcTCAAAATGCCAAGtcttataaatatgagaattatattttaaaagtgtattacatttttgtatagagactttcaatatatacttatgctcttattaaataagaataattcaaatgaagaatataataaacacATTTTTACCATATTATAAGCATAACAACAATTTAACATTAAACGTAACactaaaaaataaagtaaggttttcatttttttatctagATCGTTTTGTGTATTCTCCAATACTTCAAATATTGTTAAGAAACCAAAATGTTAAGGAACAAAATGtaatcaaaaaaatatataaacagAAAATTTTAAACAAATTGCCTCTACAATTtaaaaaggataaaaatgatgaaaagCATCATGTgaaaaatcaaaaatatattaataaaatttctTTCGAATGTAAggaaaaaatgaatgataaaattcgtaatataaaaaatgataaaataaattataatgaccatatagaaataaatgCTTTATGGCCGGAAAGAATATCTTACGTACAACCTTTTgaagtaaaaaaaaatttagaaaaggataaatttaatgttatatatataggaCATATGAGTATCTTAATACAAACATccaaatataatatattaatagaTCCTGTTTTATCAAATAGAATTGgtttttgtaatattttgGGTGtcaaaagaataataaaaccAGGTATAAGCTTTGAACATTTACCCAGTATTGATTTTATACTATTAAGTAATAATAGATATGATACTATGGATAAAAgaacattaaaaaatataatattaagaGATAATAGTATTGTTATTGGAGGTATGAATATAAGAAGATATTTATTGAAAAGGAATTTCCCAGTTGTTTATCCTTTAAATTggtttaataaattaagtTTTGAAAATctatctttttattatttaccAACCTTAACAAATAGTCATAGATTTCTTgttgataaaaatgtatacCTACCAGGCTCTTTCTTAATTCATGATTCATCCACAAACGctacaattttttatagTGGACATTCTGGTTATTCTAATCACTTTTTACAAATTAAAAACTATGTTAATAATGTTGTACTCAAAAGGAAAAATCATATAGATTTATCTATATTGCCTATTGGTATATACAAACCTCACTCTTTGTACAATAATTTTCACATGTCCCCAAGCGAAGCCTTGCAGGttagtatatataaaaaatgtatacataattatatgtcaacaaatataaatatacacatatatatatatatatatattttatatttgtagAGCCATTTTGATTTAGGTAGTAAACAATCCTTAGCAATTGGAACTGACGTTTTTTGCTTAGGGGGAGAAGAATATAAAGAAGCCACAAAAGAATTGACTCATATATTAGATTCTTatcaaaagaaaaataataataaaattactTTTGTTACATTACAACCAGGAGAaaatttcattatataatattagCATGTTAAAGTTAAAAGcatgaaaaataataatatctatatatgagggtataaaatgaatatgtGTACATGTTTcaatttttattgttttatatttacatatatatatatatatatatatatatatatatttatatttatttttttttttttcttgtgtaattatttcatatttattcataagCAGTTGCTAAAGCTTTGaaacataattttttccttttattgTATTCTTTTTCCTTTCCTACAATATCTGTATTCATTCTTTCTAAGTTgtcttttattttctaaatgaataaaatgatatatataatattttgataatatatatcttgtttatatgtacacaataattaatttttatattatttttttttttttctatgttttacaatttataaatatttaaatattatagtaaaaatgttcatatatttttatttatataccttcataaaaatttgacttttatttaatatttcattcGTCGAAAATATTGACTTTCCttcatcatatattttctttacGTCACTTTTATTAACATTAATTTTTCTCATACTTTCAATGAGTATCTAcaaatatgtttttaatgtaaatatgcatatatatctaatatTTACCCTGAAAGTAcaatttcttttatttatttaatatctattttatttgtttatttaatttttgcTAAAACTATACGTTCATTTCTTTGCATAATAAGTTTATTTCTTTCTCTGTGTTGAAAATtatgcttttttttttttttgcatattttttatttaattcttcCCTTCGAATTTTCTGCTTctacaattatatatatatatatatatatatatatatatatatatatatttatttatttatttatttaatgtatagttcatttatattgttGTGTTTTTAtcacatttatatattttagtattgtaataaaatatatacctCTATCAAGctttttatcatattgTCTATTTCGTTGAGGGAGTCAGAAAAGTTCTTCTTCAAATTTATCTTAaacttttcttttttttctttgtggcaagaaattattttttcaattatCATTTCCGTATCGCTGTCCTTTTCTGCGCatatttgattttttatttttatctggataataaaaaatcgACATATTATATGTCAACTCATAcgttatttatatattttaatatgttatattattgtataatataattatagaaaaagtaatttttaatatttatataaaaaaaaaatttatactttaaatatacatatatatatatatatatatatatatttttatttatttgtgtAAAGTGAATAAATCTAATTTATATACCATTCTAAATTTATCATCTtctataaattttttagtatcctttttattagaatattcgtttatataatttatgtCTTCTAGggatttattatattttactaCTTCCtcattacatatattttttctctttttttcGTCTATATAAACAGAATTTATTTGATTAAGAACAATTGTgatcattttattatttttataatataataatatatagacATTGTTCCTTTAACAATCGGACTTATTATACACATACgtttatatgtttatatgtttatatgtttatatatttatatatttatatatctttattttcttcttattatattttaaccTTCCTGCTTTAGAGTATCTGTTCTTTTTCTTGActtgttttttatatttttttcgctataaaaaaaaaaaggaatcGGTTTATGATACTATTTTGTTAACATCTAcacaattatatatatatatatatatatatatatatatacatattatagTCCGATGTTACTATCcaatataatttttacaAGTTAACTTCTTTTAATATGAAGGAAGgtcttatttttataataagaCTGATATTTGTAGAAGTAATTTAgtttcctttttttttttttttttttttttctttgttttCTTAAAAGTAAATACCTTATATTCCTTTCAAGCGAAATATCATTGAAATAATGTAAGGGCTCATTAATTTTATCGAACGATTTGTCCTCCTTAAAAAACAcaaatatacacatatatgcatatatttatataaaaatttttttttttttttctcttccTAATAATACTTCATCAACTGTTCCATGATTTTGATCCTcattgtattttttattatatttaattgaTTTGAGAATAATTTGTTCACGCTTCTTTTTTTCGTTCTTCAATTTTATGTTTAAACttaaaggaaaaaatatatatatttatatatcataataaataataatttctttctttccttcttttattttataattttttttttttttttttttttagtttACGTGTCCATAAGTTTATTCatcaaattttttatttcttttgaGCCCCTTTTTATATCCATAGACAATTTAAATTTGCTAATTATCTCATGATCAATGGAAGTTTTAATATCTTCTCCCctgtatatttttttaatttttttgataattttttttttttttttttccattaaatgaaaaataaatgtatcaaaaaaaaagaaacaatgataataatgcatgtataacatatttaaagaattataccatagataaaatatatttgtttgATCAACTATAGCTTTACATTCTAATTCTAAAagatttttatttttgatatTTATAGATGTTATATGATAGTAAGGAATTTCTATTTTACACTTTTCATTTTCCTCTTCATTATCCTGAtgaaacaaaataaaatatatgtgtatattattataattattataaaaatctTCAGTCATATATATTCAGTTTTTCATATTACATAATACAAGAATATGGAACACATCCCGACATAACAAAGTAgaaaattttttgtaaCTGATTTCTTGCTTGTATTTATAACAAAGTTACcttttacaaaaaaaaaaaaaaaaaaaaaaaaaaaaaattataaacatgttattttcatatcatcaatttatgtatatattaatatgttgaaatatattatgcaTTATCAAAATAACCATTTTCCATGACAATTTTGTTGTCCATGTAGCATTCCTCCTTCAACCAATTTATACATTCTTCAtcaaatttattaattttaaagtttcttaatttttcaACAGATTCTAAACCGATACCAAAATTCTTTAAATTGAAGGTGCTAATATCTATTCTTCTAAAAGATCTCCACAAAAATTCTGTATATGATACTTTCAATTCTATATCATTTTCCATTTTGATGGTTTCAAATAGTTTCTTGGTTAGGCTTATTCTATAACAATATatcaattatatatattgaaaatttatatatacaaaataatccaaaaaaaaaagaaaagtaCACTTTAAATATGTggaaataaagaaatatatatatatatatatatatatatattttaactATTCTCTATTACAATTCATTTGTGAAAGATgattcaattttttttctcatgCTAGAATTgttaaaatttaaaaatgaacTAATTAAAGAACACAAATGTCTTCTTAGACAATTAAAACTAAAGAATGTTGTCAAGTTATCATTTTGATAATTTGTATACAATATTAATTTactaaaaatatatttacagAATTTTATGGATGTGTCTAAATCCACATTGATCTTTTTCCTTTCTTCAATTGTATTTTCTAATATAACTTTAAAAAGGTCATATATAAATGCAAATTTGTTAATACTGAATATAAgcataaataaatgaatatatatatatatatatatatatatatatttatatgtacatatgtatatgtttgTATTACTAATTTTATCGACGACTTCCCATACTACTGATGATGAAAAACAgtcatcatatttttcGAAAAAgtaatttaatatttcaatTAAACAATTTACATGTTGgctatttatattttctagatcaaaatgataaaaaaaaaaaaaaaaaaaaagtaataaaatgaatgaataaataaataaaaataataaatatataaataatttattgtatatgtattctataataaaaaatataatatttttataacatttattttattaatatattaaaaaatattatattgaaCCTGCATTTTCACATAACTGTTTTAACTTTCTCgtttttaataaaattgtGTCTTTGTTTAGTtcctttatattatatatattagaactcatttttttaattttttattttataatcagaaaattttctaaattgtatattataattttatatatatttatatatataatattatcacCGTTATCAAATTTTTAACGTCtctataaaataataaatataaaacaaattatacaaataattatatatttattagttgaaaatatagaaaatttaataaatatttatttaggttataatgtaaaaataaaagaaaaaagaagaaaatataaaaatacattatCCTATTAAGAAATGTTGCACAAAAGAAATGATCATTGTAGATACACTTCAAATTAATCTTTCctttcttatatattaaaaacttttttttcttttttttttttggcgtattaacataataaatgttTGACAAATTACAGTGATCTTAAGGAAAATCAGAATAAAGCtgttcattttatttattcttattttataagaaaaaaaatccgaatttaaaatatacaaacaaaaaaaaaacaaaaaacaagaaaaaattctttatcctttttattGAACTAACTATGgtcaaaaaaaaaaaattattgtaaaaattggaaaaatattaaaaggaAGGGAAAGAAAATAGAGCCTTTCATAAAATTACTGTCTttaaatagaaataaaatgtagaagaaagtaaaaaaaaaaaaaaaaaaaaaaatatcttccatatatatgaataaataaataaataaatatatatatatatatatatataagtttttattttctgCACTGTCGAATAATAGTTATTAGCAACTTAAATTAAAGATACTGAActttttcaaataataatttatgataaaatataaaaacaaatttaagtgcttgaaaaaaatattatattttattatttacttttacctattaatatataaatatatatatatatatataatatatctatatttatatatgtatattatatatatgtatctttaaaataatgcattgataataaatataaaagaaatacCTATAAATATGGgtatttctatatattaatatattgtaaattatacataaaaaatcaaaataataaatagaagtacataattaattatatattacaaaacataataaaaatattatgtataatttgtatattttaattagTATTGcaagaaaacaaaaaaaaaaagattaaTAGTTTACATATTACGAAATAATAAAccatatattattaaaattgagaagtataaaatattttatatatattatatatatatattttttttttttatttttttgatgaATGGACACTACAAAAATATACcaagataaaaaaaatatattaattttaatttatatatataatattattatatattaatatatattatccacaattatacaaaactcagttctatatattatattatatataacaaaaaaacaGTACTAACTTAAAacaatttttatgatttatttttataatataatattataaatatatattttttatattatatattcttttataaatattaataatatatgcatgcattaatatatgaaacaatatatttttaggTTACAGCTCAATTTTTTATGGAATTTAAATGATTTAAGAACATTctagaaatatatatttgtaaattattatgtggtatttatttttattttatatatatatatatatatatatatatatataatagtatcgaattttatattattttttacagaacattttttttttttttttttttttttttttttccttttccccatattatataaaatataatatttatacattcaaatattttatattttctcCGAATAAAGGTTCATAGTTCAAAATAACCTCTTCTTATGGTTTTCTATTAAAACCAAaccattttttaaatatatttatgatttatagatatattataataatagctaaatatttataattataattatataatttgtaaTTCTTGTACcattgaaaaataataaaatgaaaacattaatattttcattatatataacgaaataatataatatatatatatatataaaatattaaaaatataatttaaggttaatttttttttcttttttttttaatttaatatatatatgcgttaaatatttttttttttttaattttttttttttttaattttttttttttaatttttttttttttttttttttatttttttattttttttttttttattttgttttttttccaatatatttgtataacaccataataaaaaaaatataatatatatataatagcatatatatatatatatatatatatatatatatatatatatatatataaatatttatatttatatatataataaagaaaaaatagTTTCATCATcgtatatatttttttccccATATTTGGTTATTTTGCATATATCAATATGAGTGCTCTTAAAGACAAAACGGGAAGGTTTGTTGTTCTGGATAAAAATGCTAGCAACTATGAATCTTTAGTAGGTCAGGAAATGAATAATGTATATGAAAGAGTTAGGAAATTGGACCCTAACGAAGTTGAATTTTTGCAAGCATTTCATGAAATATTGTATTCTTTAAAACCATTATTTATGGAAGAACCTAAATATTTACCAATAATTGAAACGTTATCAGAACCTGAACGAGCAATACAATTCCGTGTTTGTTGGTTAGATGATAATGGTGTTCAAAGAAAAAATCGTTGTTTTCGTGTTCAATATAATAGTGCCTTGGGTCCTTACAAAGGTGGTTTACGATTTCATCCATCAGTTAATTTATCTATTGTAAAGTTTTTAGGATTTGaacaaatatttaaaaattctTTAACAGGTTTATCAATGGGAGGAGGTAAAGGTGGTTCGGATTTCGATCCTAAAGGAAAATCAGATAAtgaaattttaaaattttgtCAAGCTTTTATGAATGAATTATATAGACATATAGGCCCATGCACCGATGTACCTGCTGGAGATATTGGCGTTGGTGGTCGAGAAATTGGTTATTTATATGGtcaatataaaaaaattgtaaatAGTTTTAATGGTACCTTAACGGgtaaaaatgtaaaatgGGGTGGTTCTAATTTAAGAGTGGAAGCTACTGGTTATGGTTTAGTATACTTTGTTTTGGAAGTATTAAAATCATTAAATATTCCAGTAGAAAAACAAACTGCTGTTGTCAGTGGTAGTGGTAATGTTGCACTATATTGTGTTCAgaaattattacatttaaATGTTAAAGTTTTAACATTAAGTGACAGTAATGGTTATGTATATGAACCAAATGGTTTTACTCATGAAAACTTGGAATTTCTTATAGATctaaaagaaaaaaaaaaaggtagAATCAAAGAATACTTAAACCATTCATCTACAGCTAAATATTTCCCAAATGAAAAACCATGGGGGGTACCATGTACATTAGCTTTCCCATGTGCAAcacaaaatgaaataaatcTTGAAGATGcaaaattattacaaaaaaatggTTGTATCTTAGTTGGGGAAGGAGCAAATATGCCATCAACCGTAGATGctattaatttatttaaatctaataatattatctaTTGCCCATCAAAAGCAGCAAATGCTGGGGGTGTTGCTATTAGTGGACTTGAAATGAGTCAGAATTTCCAATTCTCTCAATGGACAAGAGAAACGGTTGATGAAAAACTCAAAGAAATTATgagaaatatttttattgcATGCTCAGAAAATGCTTTAAAATATAccaaaaataaatatgatttACAAGCAGGCGCAAATATAGCTGGGTTCTTAAAAGTTGCTGAATCATATATTGAACAAGGTTGCTTttaaacatttatatatgtttttatattttatccacattttttataaaaaataaaaaattcaatATAATCTAAccatataattaaatatatatatatatatatatatgtgcatttttattttatattttttatttatctttttattaaaataaatataaaaaaatataactaaatataagaattaaatataatatgaaattatttttgtGTTGCATTTACTTTATATCTTTCCAGCGTACcataatatttcataattatttattatatatatataaattattactggttccttatttaatatgtatataaatatatatatatatatatatatatatataatacacaagtttcttttttttttttttttttttaaaccATTATATTTCCATGTggtttattttttccacATGTAATAGAAccattaaaatatatctttatgtgtcttatattttttgtatcatttttatttttagaaTTCGAATTTCAACTTGTAATTTCTATTTTAAAGGAAAACTAAAAGAGACACACAACATGTCGATTTAGAAGAgaataagaatatttattatgcATCTCATGATGcgaaatatatatatatatatatataaatgtctatatgtattaatagttttgtatatatacaagatcaaaatataaaatgaatatgtaatataatgtataaaataaaaaaacacaTAAGTATATGcttattttaataatttaaaaaaaataaaataaaataaacgACAATTTAAAGAATTGTAGTAcaatgaaatatatataaatataaatataaatatatatatatatatatatatatatatatatatatatatatatatatatatatatatatatatttatttatttatttatttactcatatttataaaaattctGTAATACTTATGTACCATTTCACTATACCATTTTGCATCATATATCTCATCTTTTCCTTAATAGGATTTaaaaaagttttttttaatttattattattaataaaaggAATTACTTTTTCATCTAATACATCTCTATATGTAAAAGCAATTTCTTTACATGTGTATTCATCAAgttgtatatttaattgAAAAGTTTGTgaatttgtatatatttgtaaattttcttctttcttataattattatttttaatatcttcattatttatgtttCCAAATGAAGGTGAAAACTTCctgatattattattaatacaaTTTTCACTTTTTAGATATACgttattattcatatgggaaatattatttgtatggtctaatatattattttcttctatattaatatttgaactcttttttatttcattcTCCTTctctattttttttttataaagtAAGTTATTATTTGCATACACATTTATTGGCTTctcatttatattaattgatttcatatcatttatatgttGAAAATTGttgtaatttttatttatgtaattCTCTTTTTGACTTGTgtaatacataatattattttcatcataagaagtatgattattttgttttatttgATTAATGTTTAAACATCTcaaattattttcctttGAAGTATCATGTTGTGTtacattataaaaagataaCGGTAATTGATATTCTTTATGTtctacattatttttactatctttatttataactgtttttattaattttgatgcatttatttgtttttcataattttgtCCCATATCTGTTACATTTGTATAaggataatataatttatttttatttttatccatagggatattttttaaatattcctgattcatttgtataaatttttttctttctgtttcttcatttaaataatttacattttttatattatttatattattatttatgtgaatattattaatatgagTATTTTGATTCTTtggatatatatgatttattcTCTTAACCATATGattcaaattatttttcatattgATGTTACTAATTTGTGgtgttatatattttggATTAACATGTggtttatatatatattgattcttataaatattattatcaacatttttcataatatgattatttatatttctaatattgttgtgaaaataattttttttattcttttcttcattcattttataaattacaTAGGAATTGTCTTCACCAATAATTTTTGGTACATCACTTAAAGGTGtagatatttttttatttaaatcattatttgatttgacattttgtttattgtaaaatatatttttttccttatcaatattattttcttcgataaaattgtttatattattttttgtttcatTACTTAATTCGTTATGTGTCTGattaatattttgattaCATCTCATATTATATTGGTTTAACAAATACATTTTGTTTTGATCACGGcacaaattattataagcAATATTTTCCTCCTGACAAGTACCCATATTAAActtattgtatatattattattcaaattGGCAAAGGATTCctgattattatttgtataagTGTTAATATGTGATTGTGCGGACTGCACAAAATAATCATCATtccttatattttttttataaccATAATTAGGTTGAATAAAATGATTGGCACGATTTAACATATATGGGATATGTTTGTTActatttgtattataaacgttatcttctttttttattattggattattatattgttggtatatataacttatattattattattagaactcatattattattatttacataacaataagaattattattattattattattaatatttatggGGTTACGATTTTGCATATAATTTATCTTATTATTgtttatcatataattataagg
This is a stretch of genomic DNA from Plasmodium reichenowi strain SY57 chromosome 14, whole genome shotgun sequence. It encodes these proteins:
- a CDS encoding hypothetical protein (conserved Plasmodium protein, unknown function), encoding MSSNIYNIKELNKDTILLKTRKLKQLCENAENINSQHVNCLIEILNYFFEKYDDCFSSSVVWEVVDKIIILENTIEERKKINVDLDTSIKFCKYIFSKLILYTNYQNDNLTTFFSFNCLRRHLCSLISSFLNFNNSSMRKKIESSFTNELISLTKKLFETIKMENDIELKVSYTEFLWRSFRRIDISTFNLKNFGIGLESVEKLRNFKINKFDEECINWLKEECYMDNKIVMENGNFVINTSKKSVTKNFLLCYVGMCSIFLYYDNEEENEKCKIEIPYYHITSINIKNKNLLELECKAIVDQTNIFYLWGEDIKTSIDHEIISKFKLSMDIKRGSKEIKNLMNKLMDTLNIKLKNEKKKREQIILKSIKYNKKYNEDQNHGTVDEEDKSFDKINEPLHYFNDISLERNISEKNIKNKSRKRTDTLKQEDEKKRKNICNEEVVKYNKSLEDINYINEYSNKKDTKKFIEDDKFRMIKIKNQICAEKDSDTEMIIEKIISCHKEKKEKFKINLKKNFSDSLNEIDNMIKSLIEKQKIRREELNKKYAKKKKSIIFNTEKEINLLCKEMNILIESMRKINVNKSDVKKIYDEGKSIFSTNEILNKSQIFMKKIKDNLERMNTDIVGKEKEYNKRKKLCFKALATAYE
- a CDS encoding NADP-specific glutamate dehydrogenase, producing the protein MSALKDKTGRFVVLDKNASNYESLVGQEMNNVYERVRKLDPNEVEFLQAFHEILYSLKPLFMEEPKYLPIIETLSEPERAIQFRVCWLDDNGVQRKNRCFRVQYNSALGPYKGGLRFHPSVNLSIVKFLGFEQIFKNSLTGLSMGGGKGGSDFDPKGKSDNEILKFCQAFMNELYRHIGPCTDVPAGDIGVGGREIGYLYGQYKKIVNSFNGTLTGKNVKWGGSNLRVEATGYGLVYFVLEVLKSLNIPVEKQTAVVSGSGNVALYCVQKLLHLNVKVLTLSDSNGYVYEPNGFTHENLEFLIDLKEKKKGRIKEYLNHSSTAKYFPNEKPWGVPCTLAFPCATQNEINLEDAKLLQKNGCILVGEGANMPSTVDAINLFKSNNIIYCPSKAANAGGVAISGLEMSQNFQFSQWTRETVDEKLKEIMRNIFIACSENALKYTKNKYDLQAGANIAGFLKVAESYIEQGCF